CTGCATGTGTGGTGCTGTGGGTCTGTGCACGATTGCTGTGTGttgctgtgtgtgtgttgctGTGTGTGTGGTGCTGTTGGTGGTGCTGTGGGTCTGCGCGCGGTTGCTGTGTGTTGCTGTGTGTTGCTGTGTGTGTGGTCCTGTCGGTGCTGTGTTGCTGTGTGTGTGGTGCTGTTGGtgctgtgtgtttctgtgtatgTGTTGCTGtgtgttgctctgtgtgtggtgCTATTGGTGCTGTGcgtttctgtgtgtgtgttgctGTGTGTGTGGTGCTGTCAGTGCTGTGTGttgctgtgtgtgtgttgctATGTATTgctgttataaattgaggcgaataatttgttcagcctttcaagagttaatcagaaatttattggttacagcaagcaatggcaagcaaacagcgctgggtgcagccggggagtcagcGCTCCGCCTAcggctcacaccgtttcccccttcccacagtctttttatactcttttttcttctgtgtccacggtatctctgggtgtactctgcgcttgcgccctctgttgctagggggtcttcttctactctctggtggtcgtttgaggaaggctcctctcttcttcctcggtgaaagtccacggccctgtaatgatcttttccatataaggttgTATGTTATATGCGCCTAAGTTCTAGTTACACaatcagcttaagtaatcaacatactagctagtttctgtcttgtggttttctgttatctacacaaggcttctcctttctgtgttgatgaacaaagagtccttTCTAACTTATCATATTGCAGTGTGCGTGGTGCTGTCGGTGCTgtgtgtttctctctgtgggTTGCTGTGTGTGTGGTGCTGTCGGTGCTGCTGTCAGTCTGTGCACGGTCAGCGCCCGCGGGTCTGACGCCACCCTCACACTGTGCGCACGCATGTGCGCATGTGCGCGCACGTGAGCGCACGCGTGTCTGTGTTTGCAGTCGTGCGCGCAAGTATTTCGCGCGCGAGTCGCCGCGCATGCGCGGTGCCGCGCCGGACGTGGCAGCGGCGGGAGACATGCGGGCGGTggtgccggggccggggccgtggCTCCTGCTGACGGTGGCCCTGGCGGTGAGCGGCGGCTCGGAGCACCCCCGGCTTCGCGAGACCGTGCTTCGGGACCTGGCCCGCGGCAAGGTGGAGGTGAGCGCGGGTGGGCACCGCGGGATACGCCGGGGGTGAACCGGTGCCCGCAGCTGCCTGACGGGGTGTCCTCTCCCGCAGACATGCGGCGGGTGACGGCTGAACCGCCTCAGGGAGGTACGTACTGGGGCAGGGGCGGGGCTGGGAGTCGGGGCTTCCCAACGCTGAGCCGGGCTCGACCGGCCACTCTCCGCAGGTGAAGGCGTTCGTCACCCAGGACATCCCGTTGTAGTACCTGCCGGCAGCGACTGCAGCGCTGGGGTCCCGATGGGATGGGTGgcggatgggatgggatgggatcggTGCGGGACAGGATGTAAGGGAATGAAGTACGGGAGGGGATGGGCTGAGGGAGGATGGGGCTTTGTGAGGAATGAAGGACAGGGTTTGGTGAGGAGTGGAGAATGGGTAGTTGGGGAATGTGATGAAGGATAGGATGGTATTACATGGGAAACAGGATGGGGTGGGGGACAGAACAGATAGGATGGAAGGCAGTGGGATATGAGAGAAAATGAGCCAGGATGGAGGATGGTACAGGATAGACAGGAATGGTATGTGATGGAGGACAGAAGACGATATGATGAAGGATGGAATGAGATAAGGGTTAAATGGGCCTGATCAGTGCTGCCCACTCCTTGACACATTGCCCAGCCATAACCTGGAGATGAAACACCTGCCTGGTGCTGACCCTGAGCTTGTGCTCCTCAGCCTCCGGTATGAAGAGCTAGAGGTGAGTGGGCAGTGTGGCACCTGCTGCCACAGGGCCTGGGGTGGTCAGTGCCCCACAGGTGCCAGGCTACAGCCCCTGTCTGGGTGCAGAGAATTCCCCTGAGCGACATGACGCGGGAGGAGATCAACCAGCTGGTGCAGGAGTTGGGCTTCTACCGCAAGGAGACACCTGATACCCCTGTGCCAGAGGAGTTCCAGTTTGCCCCTGCCAAGTCTCTGCCAATACTGCTGCCCTGCCATGTACCCACTGCTGATGGCAAGACCCCATCCAAATGTGACAAGGAAGAACATCCAGACCTCTAGCAAGGAGCGTCACCCTTAGGACAGGGTCCTGCAGCCAGTCCCCAGTGTGGGGAATGAGGGCATTATGGCAGCTGGACATGATGTCACAGGGCGGCAAAGGTTTTCCACCCCTGCTCTTGCTTGTGTGCTGGTTGATGTCCTCCTGTCCTTCAAGCCCATTATCCTTGGCCAGTCAGAAGGAGCAGCATTCTTTGCAGTCTCTTGCTGTGCCCAGACGTttcactgctcccagcactgggcagcagtATCCTGCCTGCATGGGACAGGATGAAACCCTCAGCAGAAAGCGCCAGGTGCTAAGGGTGGATGTGCTGAGTCCCAGAGGTGGGAGAGCTGCCCCAAGAACGGGGCTTTACCCCCCAGCAGGGTTTATGTCATATCCAGCTCCTAgtaaagcttttattttgcagtCATCTGCACTGTGTCATCTTTTCAGAGGGAACTTGGTGGTGTGCATCCCAAACTGCTCTGTTCTAAGCACAACTGGGTGCCCCAGAGCTTCtcacagaggcaggagaggatggCACAGTCATAGTCACTGCTGGTGAGCGACATACCAAGCTACAGAACAACTGCTGTTCCTGTGCCACCCCTCCCCAGCATGATAGAGGGGTGAGGGTGGTGGGCACTGTAGCATGGGATGAGCTGTTCTCACACGGTGCAGGAGGATGGGCATGAGACCATGAGTGAGTTCTGCAGTGTTGAACCAAAGCCCCATGGCTGCATTGGCCCAGTGGGGACATCTGACCCTCAGCTACGGAAGGCAGTGAGGCACAGCTGCACTTGACTACAGCCTTGCTGGCCATGTGGGATCTTTTCCCTATGCCAGGCCTGGGCCAACAGGGGGCAGTGAACCCTGGTCAGGGTGGCTCAGATATGGACATCATCAATGAGGTGAGGAGCAGTACACGCCCCAGTTCCCTCCAGGCTGGGTAAGCAGTTGTGTTGCAGGTAgagggccctgcagcagctgcactgccagCGTTCCCCAAGCACTGGGGTGTGTGATATGCCACTGGCAGAAGGACCTGAGCCAGAGGCATTGCCCTAGATAAACCTTTATTATCTGGCTGGTGTTGGTACAGATGTCAGCACAGGTGTAGAGATGTGACAGAGGGGTGGGCAGCGCTGAGCACATGGGTGGCCTGAGCTGGAGAGGAGAGTGGGGGCAGTTGTCCTAGCTTCTCCATTAATCTTGCACTCCCCTGGGACCCCTTGCTGCTACCTCCTCCCCAGCCACAGGTGCCCCTAATGTGGAAGTGCCTCAGGTGCATGTGGAGGGGGGAAGCAGGGAGTTGGGACGGTTGtggagctgtccccagggaggtgacaccaAGCAGGGCCTGCAGTGGGCAGAGGCTTCCTTGCAGAGGGCCAAGGGAACCACTGAcaggtgctgcctgcaggaTGCAGCATGATCCAGACCCATGAGGTGGCCCAAGTCTGagggcacagctgtgcccatgacacctcagggacacagggatggtaCCCTGCAGGGCAAATAATTCCTGGAGAACAAATAACTTAAAAGGCTGGAGCAAGGTGGGGGGCAAGCCAAGGTGGGAGCATCTCCAGCAGCGCCCACCTggctctgcccacagctggccgaggcagaagcagctctgccaaGGCAGAGGTGTGGGAGTGGCCTGGTGGAAGAGTtctcctgtccccagtgccagacCCATGGCCCCCCAGACCCTCCCAGGCAAGCAGTTCCCTTGCCCACAGGCAGTTCTGGGGTGAGGGCAGCAGTGGGGGTGGGAAGGGCACGCTCTAGCACTCTTTCTGCCGCATGCGCAACTCGTGGCGACGCAGGTGGTTATAGAGGGACTGCACGTAGGTGAAGACGCACTTGGCGTCAGGCTTCTTCCCCATGATCATCATGTCTTCAACCTCCACCAGCGGCACGCAGTCCACCAGCGTCCTGCAGAGATGAAGCCTTCAGCATGGCCtcaagcaggctgcccccatgtgggggctgggatgggcacCCCACACTGCCCAGGGCCTGCTGGTGTGGGCACTCCTGCCCTCAGACCTGCTGAGCTCCTTTACACatcccccaccccaccctggTACCCACAGCCCTTCTGCTCCTGACATGGGGAAGAGTATGTGCTGTCTGCCCCGAGAGGTgcctgccccagggcaggggttgCCCAGCTGTCTGCACCCCTGACTCCTGAGACGCTCTCCATCCTACTTCTTGGTGCTGGCAATCATCCCCTGCTAAAGCTGTGcccaccctcctccagctgaTGCTGATGGCCTCTAgggagagcccagcctggctgcaggtgtCTGCTGTGCCCCTGCCTCAAACCCTACCAAGTGGTCCAGGGAAAGCAGGGGGTGGGTCTTGGTTATGTGCTGCCCTTACTCCTGCCTCaaactccagccctgctcttttGCCTTCCCCCAAGCCCTGCCAACCTGGCTCCCTCCCTTGCCCTGGACTGCAGTCCAGGGGCTACCTGCACCAGGCCCAGCACACCCTACTGCTGGAGTGGGCACTGCCCTGCCTCATCTCACTCAGCCTGGCCTatctcctcctctccttgccCCACCACAGTGCAGGGGTCCATGCAGgacccagctccaggagctaCCAGTCTTGTGGCACCCTGGCAGCTTAGCTGTGgttgtgtccccatccccataGTAGCCttggggctctgctgctgcccttttggtGGGGTGGCCCACTCTGCCTTGCCATCCATCCAGTTCCCTGGGCCATGTCTctccccaggctggggctccctgggtGCTTGAAGGGACTGACAACATGATTAGGAGTCACGATGGCAACCTGGAAGGGCATGGAGGGGAGCTGGCCACCTCTTGTCCTCTCCTTTCTAATGTGAGAGAAGGGGGGGGGGCCCAGAAGCAACCCTACCACTGCTGCCAactctcctggccctgcccaggtcCTGCACCTCTACCAGGCATTGTTCCCtcttcaggctgctgctgctgctggatcaAGGACTGCACTGGCACTGGGGGCAGTGCTGACACAAACtggcagcacctgctgctgccgTGGCCAGTTCGGCTGCTTTGGCCTGGGCTGCTCAAGGTTCTGCCCAAAGGATCTGGGTGCACAAGGAGGATCTCCCaaggcagggctctgcccccaAAGACAGGGTACACAAGGAGGGTCTGAACCCTACGCTTGCCACCCACAACAACACCCTCAACCCCCAAGCCCCGtacctcccctctcccctcctgcaATAGCCCCAGTGCACATGTTGACCCCCTAGAACAGCCCCACCCCAAGGAACGACCCCAGCCAGTACCAGCCCCTGGGGAGCACCAGGGCCCAGGAGAGGCCCCCACTCTGGGTCCCATGGCTCCAGCCATTGCATTaggtctctgctgcctgctcagtGGGCTCCAAACCCACAGCTTGGCTGGCACCAGCCCCACCTCATGATTTGGCCACTGTGGAGATGGTGGGGGATGATGCTTGGGGCCTTGGGAAAGCCCTTgccactgccagcctggcttGGGGGCTAGTGGCAGAGCAATGGCAGTGCACAGAGAATGACTCTGCCCTTATAAAGCCATTGTTTGGGCCCTGGTGTGTCAGCattgtgcagagccaggggaGCCACAGCTCTAGCACCAGCCAGGATGCCCTGAGACAGGCACAAACACTGCAGGACGAGGCAGGACCTGAGCCTTGAGTCACACTTTCCAGGCTCCTGCTTTTGCCCATATATGAGCAGGCAGCATCTTGGAGCTGGGCATGcaccctggggcaggggaaTGAGGCAGCAAGTGGAAGCAGTGATGCTTCAGCATCCTGGGGGGCCACCCACACTCAGGCAGCACCATTCAGAACACCTTGAGTGGCATCCCTAGCAACTGACCCCTGGTCCAGGCTCAGCCATGGGGGCAGGGCTCTGTTCTAACTACTGCCCTCCCCACAGCTGGAGAGCAAACAGCACTCCAGGGTGACACAGGCCCCCCTGCCCAAACCTCCATAGGTGCTATTCCAGAAGACCAGAGCCTGGCCAGCTGTCTGCGCCCATCTCCTGCTGGGCCCTgtctggcactgccaggactCGCCCCTCACCCATCAGCATCCCCCAGTCTCGTCCACAGCTGAGGCAGTCAGTTCCCTGCCGAGCCATGGTGGGCACATGGTGGGCACATGGGCACTTGGAGGGGAAGGTTCTCACCATCGGTCCTGGGGGGCTGACAATGGACTACGACTTTTTGGTTTTTACCAGCCCCTTCTGGACCAGGCAGCGATAGAATTCCTGAATGTATGTGTACACACACTTCCAATCTGGCTCGCGCATCCGGACCATGTCCTCCACGTCCAGCAACTGTGGACAGTCCGCGTGCTTCCTGggtgcagggagagagaggggcaAGCCAGTGACCGCAGCCCAgtcagggaggggaggaagagaaaacaagagaCACAGATCAGTGCAGTTCCCATCCcactggcagctgctctgctctggcatgCTCTGGGGATGCACATatgcaggggcaggagggctccAGGCACCCCATGCCAAGGCCATTCAGTGATATTGGGGGGCACAAGCAAGGGGGAGAGGGGCACGTGAGTGGCGTGGAGAGGCGTGAAGTCCAGAGGGAAAGACAGAcgaaagaggaggaggagtagGAGGACGAGTGAGGTGTTCTGGTGCGCCAGGTGCTTGGGGAGCGGGTTCCAGAGTGGAGCGGCGCTCTATACAGCTCCGATATAGAACCgctggggcggggggaggggggggcaagcccagccctcctgcccagctccactTGGAACCGCGCGACACAGCCCTGGTGCAGGAAGCTCGGGAAAGGACGCTCAcaagagctggaggaggaggaaggatgaGAGGCCACCTGgcttccaggctggagaggtCGATGGCTCTCTCAAATCCACGCACCAGTTTCCCAATTAAGGCAAAAAATCCATTAACAGGAGCGCCAAGAGCCAGGCCCACAGCCCCTTTCTCGCTCCACCAAACAACACCACGGCACCCTGGGAGCTTGTGGGAGTCCCCATCTCATCCTGCCACCTTGGACATCAGCAGGATGGgacccccacccccagccctgcccctgggCAGGGTGCTGGAAGAGAGGAGTGGGTGGATGGGAGAAAGACAGAAGGAGAGAGGGGCTGGCTGCCAGCCCTCCAGCTAGGCGCACTCCCATCTCTCAGCACCCAGGAAAACCAGAAGCAAAAGTGGAAGGGAAGAGACTGGAGAAGGTGCAATGGTGTTTGAGCCCCTACAACTGTGAAAGGAGGAACCTGGCATAGGCAAACCC
The nucleotide sequence above comes from Vidua macroura isolate BioBank_ID:100142 chromosome 18, ASM2450914v1, whole genome shotgun sequence. Encoded proteins:
- the SELENOM gene encoding selenoprotein M, with the translated sequence MWSRARKYFARESPRMRGAAPDVAAAGDMRAVVPGPGPWLLLTVALAVSGGSEHPRLRETVLRDLARGKVETCGGURLNRLREVKAFVTQDIPLYHNLEMKHLPGADPELVLLSLRYEELERIPLSDMTREEINQLVQELGFYRKETPDTPVPEEFQFAPAKSLPILLPCHVPTADGKTPSKCDKEEHPDL